From a region of the Zingiber officinale cultivar Zhangliang chromosome 4B, Zo_v1.1, whole genome shotgun sequence genome:
- the LOC121977522 gene encoding uncharacterized protein LOC121977522 has protein sequence MAYCCLPSTMHSLPNLSIARPCSQTPTVFLPCSPKTNIHNSKTKLSRPFVPNASSNMPSWDSGGIDIRNIERAIKLHSAISNKSFKELFQLVTDEWHYYCGSLSLEPREVCKKVIQMLFAFIVAHKVIIFIQPTEDYGVNVGIKWATTFDKDKLPLGLNCTISTSHLCQGSVYLRDGMGIIGSFIQMPFGQKLEGILLPIIDKLVPKGVLQEKTRVTLVYSLLSLSVMLVSTILFKNITF, from the exons ATGGCTTATTGCTGCCTTCCATCCACAATGCATTCACTTCCAAACTTGAGCATTGCCCGACCATGCAGCCAAACTCCCACAGTCTTCTTACCATGTTCTCCAAAGACAAACATACACAATTCTAAGACGAAGCTTAGTAGACCTTTTGTGCCAAATGCAAGCTCAAACATGCCTTCTTGGGACTCAGGAGGAATCGATATccgcaacattgaaagggccatcaAACTGCACTCAGCTATTTCAAATAAGAGCTTTAAGGAATTATTCCAGTTAGTTACTGACGAATGGCACTACTATTGCGGTTCTTTGTCTCTTGAACCACGGGAGGTCTGCAAG AAAGTGATCCAGATGTTGTTCGCTTTCATAGTCGCCCACAAAGTAATCATTTTCATCCAACCAACTGAGGATTATGGAGTTAATGTTGGCATAAAATGGGCTACAA CTTTCGACAAGGATAAGTTGCCCTTGGGCCTTAACTGTACCATCTCTACTTCTCATCTGTGTCAAGGGTCCGTATATTTAAG GGATGGTATGGGCATCATTGGTTCATTTATCCAAATGCCATTTGGGCAG AAGTTGGAGGGAATTCTTCTGCCCATTATTGATAAGCTTGTGCCCAAAGGCGTCCTTCAGGAAAAGACAAGGGTTACTCTAGTCTATTCCTTGCTTAGTCTTTCGGTCATGCTAGTATCTACTATCCTCTTTAAGAACATAACTTTCTAG